From Catharus ustulatus isolate bCatUst1 chromosome 24, bCatUst1.pri.v2, whole genome shotgun sequence, the proteins below share one genomic window:
- the FNDC10 gene encoding fibronectin type III domain-containing protein 10 has product MPGTPSLLPPLLALLCLGVADPNADPDEPWCPYKVGGDGAAGARLCFRPPARGFQCSARACRAHRSAGGALVANVLRNGSVLLQWGLRHWGTPAPRPSASSLRGFVLNCSWDGTYTRFPCDSVELGAACRDYLLAEAHGSVRYRLCLQPRFAPPRPAPPAQCVEFRVEPAAMRDIVVAMTAVGGSICVMLVFICLLVAYITENLMSPALARGGHAARRA; this is encoded by the coding sequence ATGCCCGGCACGCCCAGCCTGCTGCCTCCGCTGCTCGCCTTGCTGTGCCTCGGGGTCGCCGACCCCAACGCCGACCCCGACGAGCCGTGGTGCCCCTACAAGGTGGGCGGCGATggcgcggcgggggcgcggcTCTGCTTCCGCCCTCCGGCCCGCGGCTTCCAGTGCTCGGCCCGGGCGTGCCGCGCCCACCGCTCCGCGGGCGGTGCGCTGGTGGCCAACGTGCTGCGGAACGGCAGcgtgctgctgcagtgggggCTGCGCCACTGGGGGACTCCGGCACCGCGCCCCTCCGCCTCCTCCCTGCGCGGCTTCGTGCTCAACTGCTCCTGGGACGGCACCTACACGCGTTTCCCCTGCGACAGCGTGGAGCTGGGAGCCGCATGTCGCGACTACCTGCTGGCCGAGGCGCACGGCAGCGTGCGCTACCGCCTGTGCCTGCAGCCGCGCTtcgccccgccgcgccccgcgccgcccgcgcAGTGCGTGGAGTTCCGCGTGGAGCCCGCGGCCATGCGCGACATCGTGGTGGCCATGACCGCCGTGGGGGGATCCATCTGCGTGATGCTCGTCTTCATCTGCCTGCTGGTGGCTTACATCACCGAGAACCTGATGAGCCCCGCGCTGGCCCGCGGAGGACACGCTGCGCGCCGCGCGTAG